A single window of Malus sylvestris chromosome 5, drMalSylv7.2, whole genome shotgun sequence DNA harbors:
- the LOC126621990 gene encoding probable LRR receptor-like serine/threonine-protein kinase At2g16250: MVDQRSVVSCAFLLVVVGLLFEPTFEQPSQPPMPLVSPAERAALLELRSSLGLRGKDWPIKADPCFIWKGVECRNGRVVGINISGFRRTRLGSRNPQFSVNALANITLLQSFNASSFLLPGSIPDWFGQQLMSLQVLDLTACSVIGAIPLSLGNSTNLTALYLSYNNLTGTIPASLSQLLGLSVVDLSQNRLTGSIPTSFGNLGNLSVLDISGNYLSGSISPGIGTLLKLQYLNLSNNMLSASIPPQLGDLGSLVDLDLSANLLAGSVPSDLRGLRNLQKMIVADNLLSGILPDNLFPTLTQLQVIVLRNNGFTGGLPNVLWSIPKLSLLDVSGNNFTGMLPNSSSNANATAAVFNISRNLFYGGLTPLLGRFSDIDISGNYFEGGVPGYVGTNASLGSNCLQNVKNQRTLKECSSFYADRGLAFDNFGQPESTQPPLVKPPGKSNKKVIILAAVLGGVGLIVLLVLFCVVLLLCLRKRGTTQRGVDVGLATAGGSPPPPGAPINFSSVGDAFTYQQLLQATGEFNNANLLKNGHSGDLFRGVLENGIPVVIKRIDLCSIKKEAYLQELDFFSKVSHARFVPLLGHCLENENEKFLVYKSMPNGDLSNSLFKKTSTEDDSLQSLDWITRLKIALGGAEGLSYLHHECNPPYVHRDVQASSILLDDKFEVRLGSLSDVCSQEGDTHQSRITRLLRLPQSSEHGASGSPTAVCAYDVYCFGKVLLELVTGKLGISASSDTNVKELLDQILPYISIYDKELVTKIVDPSLIVDEDLLEEVWAMAVVARSCLNPKPSRRPLMRYILKALENPLKVVREDSSGSARLRTASSRGSWNAAVFGSWRSSSEVVVIPGASTMKGEGASGLKHSGTSGSQGSGPTNGGGEHSSSRRRHSRDICPEPSGVHDVEKPDQD; the protein is encoded by the exons ATGGTGGATCAGCGAAGCGTTGTATCGTGTGCCTTCttgttggtggtggtggggttGCTGTTTGAGCCCACATTTGAGCAGCCGAGCCAGCCGCCAATGCCACTGGTTTCACCGGCTGAGCGGGCGGCGCTGCTGGAACTCAGATCGTCTTTAGGGTTGAGAGGGAAAGACTGGCCGATAAAGGCAGACCCTTGCTTCATCTGGAAAGGTGTGGAATGCCGGAATGGTAGAGTTGTTGGGATTAACATTTCTGGGTTTAGAAGGACTCGACTTGGCAGTCGAAACCCACAATTTTCTGTCAATGCTTTGGCCAATATAACCCTTTTGCAGTCTTTCAATGCTTCCAGTTTCCTGCTTCCGGGTTCGATTCCCGACTGGTTTGGACAACAACTCATGTCCCTACAAGTGCTTGATCTCACTGCTTGTTCTGTGATTGGTGCTATTCCATTGAGTCTGGGAAATTCAACCAATCTGACTGCTCTGTATTTGTCTTATAACAACCTTACTGGGACAATTCCTGCTAGTTTGAGCCAGCTGCTAGGCCTTTCAGTTGTTGATCTTTCGCAAAATCGCCTTACTGGATCCATTCCTACATCCTTTGGCAACCTTGGGAATCTGTCTGTGCTTGACATTTCTGGGAATTACTTATCGGGGTCGATTTCTCCCGGCATTGGGACCCTGTTGAAGCTTCAGTATTTGAATCTTTCAAACAACATGTTGTCTGCTTCAATACCTCCGCAACTTGGGGACCTTGGTAGCTTGGTTGACCTTGATCTAAGTGCCAATCTATTGGCCGGTTCAGTGCCTTCTGATTTGAGGGGGTTAAGGAACTTGCAGAAAATGATAGTTGCAGACAATTTGCTGAGTGGGATTTTGCCGGATAATCTGTTTCCAACACTGACGCAGTTGCAGGTCATAGTTCTGAGAAACAATGGTTTCACGGGTGGTCTTCCTAATGTCCTGTGGTCAATTCCCAAATTGAGCCTTCTTGATGTTTCTGGCAATAATTTCACTGGTATGCTGCCCAATTCTAGCTCGAATGCTAATGCCACTGCTGCAGTATTCAATATTTCTCGGAATCTGTTCTATGGAGGTCTAACGCCTTTACTTGGAAGGTTCAGCGATATTGATATTTCGGGAAACTATTTTGAAGGTGGTGTGCCAGGGTATGTGGGCACAAATGCATCTCTTGGCAGCAATTGCCTCCAAAATGTGAAGAATCAGAGGACATTGAAAGAATGCTCTTCGTTCTATGCTGATAGGGGTTTGGCTTTTGATAATTTTGGACAGCCAGAGTCTACACAACCACCTCTAGTAAAACCTCCTGGGAAGAGCAATAAAAAGGTGATCATCTTGGCAGCAGTTTTAGGGGGAGTTGGTTTGATTGTTCTTTTAGTGTTGTTTTGCGTGGTGCTACTCCTATGTTTACGCAAGAGGGGAACAACTCAAAGAGGAGTTGACGTGGGGCTAGCTACTGCAGGCGGCAGTCCACCACCTCCAGGAGCACCGATTAACTTTTCTAGTGTAGGAGATGCTTTCACATATCAGCAGCTGCTTCAAGCCACGGGTGAATTCAACAATGCAAACTTGCTAAAAAATGGCCACTCAGGGGATCTCTTCAGGGGGGTCTTGGAAAATGGGATCCCTGTGGTCATTAAACGGATTGATTTATGCTCGATTAAAAAGGAAGCATACCTACAGGAATTGGATTTCTTTAGTAAGGTGTCACATGCAAGATTTGTTCCCCTTCTGGGACACTGTTTAGAGAATGAGAATGAGAAGTTCCTGGTCTACAAATCTATGCCAAATGGAGACTTATCGAATTCCTTGTTCAAGAAAACCAGCACAGAGGATGATAGTTTACAGTCGTTGGATTGGATAACGAGATTAAAGATTGCATTAGGCGGAGCAGAGGGTCTCTCCTATCTGCATCATGAATGCAATCCCCCCTACGTGCACAG GGATGTTCAAGCAAGTAGTATACTTCTTGATGATAAATTTGAAGTGCGGCTAGGGAGCCTGAGTGATGTCTGTTCTCAAGAAGGGGACACTCATCAAAGCAGGATTACCAGGTTGCTGCGGTTGCCACA GTCATCTGAACATGGTGCTTCTG GTTCCCCAACAGCAGTGTGTGCCTATGATGTTTACTGTTTTGGGAAGGTGTTACTTGAACTCGTAACAGGTaagttgggcataagtgcttcTAGTGACACCAACGTGAAGGAATTGTTAGATCAGATACTACCATACATCAGTATATATGATAAAGAACTTGTGACAAAAATTGTGGATCCATCACTGATTGTGGATGAGGACCTATTAGAGGAAGTGTGGGCCATGGCTGTTGTGGCCAGGTCCTGCCTAAATCCGAAGCCCTCAAGGCGTCCCCTAATGAGATATATTCTCAAGGCTTTGGAAAACCCTTTGAAGGTGGTGAGGGAAGATAGCTCTGGTTCTGCTAGGCTCAGAACAGCTTCTTCCAGAGGGTCTTGGAATGCTGCTGTGTTTGGTAGCTGGCGCAGCTCATCTGAGGTAGTGGTCATCCCAGGAGCCTCAACTATGAAAGGGGAAGGAGCAAGTGGCTTAAAACATTCAGGAACCAGCGGTTCGCAGGGAAGTGGTCCGACAAATGGTGGCGGGGAACATTCATCCTCACGCAGACGGCATTCTAGGGATATATGTCCGGAACCATCTGGTGTACATGATGTAGAAAAACCTGACCAGGACTAG